The DNA region GAGGCCTGCGACGGCGTAAGAAGGTAAAACCTTGGCCTTGTTGACTAACCCCATGCGAACAACGGCATGCCAAAGGTGACGAATACGTTGAGCAGTTTGCATCGGAGTGCGACCTCGGTCGCCTGATTGGGGAGCGTCCGGTTCTTCAGGCGGTCGCCGAAGTTGGTTTTGAATCGAAACATGGCGGTCTCGGCTAGGCTGCGTCGGTGGTAGCCGATCGATTCTTTCCACGCTTTCTTGCCGTCGCGGCGGATCTGCCGAAGGCACTCGTCGCGCTCCAGCGGCTCGGCCGACGCGTTGCCGTGCTGCTTGATCTTGGCGTTCTTGCGCGGCGGGATCACTTGGTGGATCGACTCCCCTTGGAGGTAGTTACGCACTTTCCACTGGTCGTAGGCGCCGTCGCCGTAAAACGTCTGGACTTCGGCTTCGACTTGCTCCAACAGCGGCTCGACCGCATCGCCGTCGTGGGTGTCGGCGCCCGTCACGACCTGGGCGACGATGGTGTGGGTGGCCGGATCGACGGCCAGGTGAACCTTCCGCCAAGTGCGACGCTTGCCGACCCCGTGCTTCTTCACTTTCCACTCCCCCTCGCCGTAGACCTTGAGCCCCGTGCTGTCGACCACCACGTCGATCGGGCCCTTGGTCTCACGCACGTCGATCGAGACCCCCAGCTTGGCCGCTCGCTTCTGCAGCGAGGTGTAGTCGGGGATCGCCACCTCGGCCTGCATCAGCTTCGCGAGAGCCCGGCCGAAGCCTTCCGTCTGCCGGTACGGCAAGCGGAATAGCTCACGGATCATCAGCAGCGTTTCGACCGCCACATCGCTATAGAGGAACGGCCGGCCGACCTTCTTCCGGTCGTTCTCGTGCTCCCAGGCGTCGATCACCGCGTCATCAAACCAGAAGGTGATGTCGCCCCGCCTTACCAACGACTCGTTGTAGTCCCGCCAGTTCGTTACCTTGTAGGCGAGCTTCCTCGGCTTGCTAGCAGGCTGCGTCATCGTTCGCTCCGTCGGTCTGAATAGAAGGAACTCCGTCCGGAACCGATCTACGCAGCGTTTCTAGCGATTGTTCGACAAGGCCTAAAACCTTCGCAAAACCTCTCCTTGCCCAGAGTGGGCGATCGTCTCACCGTGTCAGTTTACAGCGGCGGCTCAGAACTCGGTCGCCGCACTGGCCAGTTGCTCGGCAGCGACGCCAAAGATCCAGCTATGCGCCAGGTCGCTGACTTTCGCCACGAGCAGGGCGATTGCGCCACGCTGGGTAGTCTGCGAGACTTACGGCGAGTCGAACATGGTTTCGTTGGGAGCGCCGCTTGCGTCATGTTTGCGTTCTTGTCGGAGGGATTGTTGTGGCCAAGGTTTCCGAGGCAGGGATCGCGAGGCATTTCGAGGGGCTAACCGATCCGCGTCGGCGTGAGCCGATCTACCCGTTGGTGAACGTTGTGGTGATGGCGTTGTGCGCGGTCCTAAGCGGGGCGGACGACTTCGTGTCGATCGCCGCGTGGTCGAGGGAGAAGAGAGGGTGGCTGGCGAAGTTCTTGGACCTGTCGGCGGGCGTGCCTTCGCACGACCGCTTCAACGCGGTCTTCGCGGCCCTCAACCCGGCCGAGTTCGAGAAGTGCTTCTTGAGCTGGGTCACCGCGCTGCATGAGGTCACCGACGGCCAGGTGATCGCGATCGATGGTAAGACGCTGCGGCGCAGCTTCGACGCAGCGAGCAGCAAGGCGGCGATCCACATGGTGAGCGCCTGGGCGACCGCCAATCATATCGCCCTGGGGCAGGTCGTCACCGACGCCAAGAGCAACGAGATCACAGCCATCCCAAGGCTGCTTGAGATGCTGGAAATCAAGGGGTGTTTGGTGACCATCGACGCGATGGGGTGTCAACGGGAGATCGCCGAGCGGATCGTCGAAGAGGGCGGCGACTACGTGCTGGCGACCAAGGGGAACCAGCCGAACTTGTGCGAAGCGATCGATGCGTTCTTCACCGCGCAACTGGAAGACGACTGCCGGAACGTGGCGTGCCGACGGCACGAGTCGCACGAGAAAGGGCACGGCCGCGAGGAAGACCGTTACTACTACCTGACGAAGCTGCCGGAGGGGTTTCCCGAGCGTGAGAAGTGGCGTGGGCTCAAGGCGATCGGCATGGCGGTCCGCATCACCACCCATGGCGACGGCGCACAGACATTCGACACGCGCTACTACATCACCAGCCGCTACGTGAGCGGCAAGAGGTTCGCCGAGGCGGTGCGCGGCCACTGGGGGATCGAGAACTCACTCCACTGGCAGCTCGACGTGACGTTCGGCGAAGACCAATGCCGCGTCCGCAAGGGACACGCCGACGCCAACCTCAGCCTGCTGCGCAGAACGGCGCTGAGCCTGCTCAAGAACAACACCTCCCGAAAGCTCGGCGTAAAGAACAAACGCCTCACCGCGGCATGGAGCGATCAGTACCGACTCGAAGTGCTCTGCGGGGCATGAGTTAACGTGCAATCGCCCTGTGAAGGTCCCGAAGCAGGATTCCATGAAGGCGTTGTCGTAGCAGTCTCCGGCGCGGCTCATGCTCTGACGCATCTCGGCGCGTCGCAGCACGGCCCGGTACTCGGCGCCCGCGTACTGGCCGCCCCGATCGGTGTGGTGGATCAGCCCAGCGCCCGGGCCGCGTTGAGCGAGGGTCGCCAAGCCCATAGCCCCCCAGAACCGGATCGCCGGCTGCTCATGCGCGAGCAAACCAACAAGTTCCTCCTCGTTGGCCTGCTCCCCCTGGCCAGCCATCTCGGCCGCAGTGTACAGCGCTTCCAGCGGGAAGTTGGTGCGGCGGACCCAGCCGTAGAGCGGTTCGTCGCCGTGCTCCCGAGTGGTGAACGGGAACAGCCCCAGGTCTTTGCTGTCGCGGAGGTGGCGGCTTACCACGCCACGCAGCTCGCTTAGCTTCTCCGAATAGGCCGGATCGTCGGCGATGTTTGTCATCTCCCACGGGTCGGCCTCAAGGTCAAAAAGCATCTCGGTCGGGCTGGGCTCAAAGATCGCCTTGTGCCGTGGGTCATTCAGGGCGTCGGCGTAGTACGCCTTGTCCCACGCCATGAATGCGGGGACGCCCCACTGGTAGCTCTGCCTCAAGGCGTCGGGTCGGTGAGGCGCGTAGGCGCGGATGTAATGAAACCGCCCGTCGCTGGCGTTGCGGTAGGGGGCGAAGTGCTGGCTCTGGTTGGTGCGGAATTCAAGCTGGTAAGTTTTAGAAGCACTAACAAAACCGGAGGTCAATCGCTAGCTTTGCATCCGCAATGGGCGCCGTAGGAGTGCGGCGTCGTTCTGCATTTTGTGGCCGCTAGCATCACGCGATCTGCACAGCAGGAGAGTCGGGATCCCGTTCTCTTTATTGGAGGTGCATGATGGCCGGACCGTTGGTTCCTGACGAGTTGTGGATGAAGATTGAGCCGCTGATCCCCGAGCGACCCGAACGACCCCAAGGGGGTCGGCCGCCGGTGGATGACCGTGCCGCGCTTACCGGCATCGTGTTCGTGCTCAAGACGGGCATCCCCTGGGAGATGCTCCCGCAGGAGATGGGCTGCGGCATGACCTGCTGGCGGCGGGCCCGCGACTGGCAAGAGGCCGGCCTGTGGGACCGCCTCCACGAGCTGCTGCTGGCCGAGCTGAACGCAGCTAACAAGATCGACTGGTCGCGTGTGGCGGTCGATAGCGGCACGGTTCGCGCTGTGGGGGGTGGCGAAAAGACCGGTCCCAACCCTACCGACCGCCGGAAGCCCGGCAGTAAGCACCACGTCGCCACCGACGGCAATGGCGTGCCGCTGCAGACCGAGCTTTCGGCCGCCAACTCGCACGACGGCAAGCACATGGTCCCGCTGATCGCGGAGATCCCTCCGGTCCGCGGCAAGGTGGGGCATCCGCGATCGCGGCCCGACGCGGCGTTCGCCGACCGGGCCTACGACGACGACGCCAATCGGTTGCTGCTGGAGTGGTTCGGGATCGAGCCCTACATCGCCCGCCGGGGCGACGAGCATGGCAGCGGACTGGGCGTCTACCGCTGGGTCGTTGAAAGGACCATCGCTTGGCTGCATAACTTTAAACGCTTAAGGGTCCGCTTCGACCGACGCGAGGACATCCACGAAGGCTTCCTCAACCTCGGCAAATGCCTCGTCTGCTGGAATGTGTTGAAAGGGGAGTTTTGTTAGGGCTTCTTAGGCTCGGCATCAGGTCCCAGCATGTCGTGGCCCTGCATGTAGTCCGGCGCCTTAACGCCCGCAAGCGACAGCACAGTCGGCGCTAGGTCCTCGAAACCAATCAACCGATCGCTCGCCTCGCCCATCGGCAGGCCAACGCGGTCGCGCCATTTCTCGGGAACCCAAACGATCATCGGCACTCGGAAGCCCGTGATATACGGGAACGCCTTCTCCCGCGGCTGCACGCCGCCGTGGTCGGAGAAGAAGAACACGATCGTCTCTTCCTTCAGCCCGCGTGCTTCAAGGTCGTCGAGGAACTGCTTAACCCACTGATCGACTTCGTTGATTCCTTCCTGGTGCAACGCGATGTCCGATCGCACCTCCAGTAGGTCCGGCAAGAACGGCGGGACAAAAATTTCGTCCAGCGGCAAACCTTCAAATTCTCGCCGGCCCTCGAGCGTGAAGCTGCGGACACGGACCATGTGGACCGACGCTTGATTGAATACGGCAAAGAACGGTTGCCCCGGCTTGCGCTTGCCGTTGTTGTAGGTGGCTTTGCCGCCGCTGACGTCCCATGCGGCGTCGATCCCCCGGCGTTTATCGGGCCGAGCGGTGTTGTAGTCGGTCTTGCTGTTGTTGGTGGTGTAGTAACCCGACTCACGGAGCAGCCCGGGGAAAAATACTGCTCTACCGGCACTCGCCAATCAGCCCGGTGCCAGTCGGTGCCGTACGTGGTGGCCGGGCAGCCAGAAATGATTGTCGACCTGGCCGGCGAGCAGTGCGGAGCCGTCGAGGAGGCGTGCGTAAACCTCACCCCTTCGGCCGCGAGGCAGTCGATCGTCGGCGTTTGGGCTAACGCGCTTCCGTAGCAGCCAAACTCACGCTGGCTGGTATCCTCGATGGTAAGCCACAGGATATTCGGCCGGTCTTGCTCGGCGGCTTGAACGCAGGGCGAGGCGAGTATGGCCAGCCACGCTGCAACACCGACGACGACTAAGCATTGAGCGTGGGGAGGATGATCGAACTTTTAAGTGCGCATCAAGAATGACCTGTCCGTCAATTCCGCACCACCTCAGCTTTTCGTCAGTCAAAAGAAAGGCGCACGTTTCCGAACCGAGCAGAATCGCCTGGACAACCTAGACAGCTGCCCCCACGCACGCGCCAAGGCCTCCCACGTCGATTTTGAGCACAGCTAGCGTGAAGTATTTGACCCCCGGAACCCCCAGCGCTCCAAACGGCCGCTTGGCGACCGCTCACCGCGCGGTTGCCCTGGTCCCTACGGGAGCTCACTCTCGGGGACGGACTCTTGCCCGGTAAGCGTTATCAGGCCTCGAGAGACGCTCAGCATTCCGGACTCTTCGTGGAGCTCACCGACCTGCAAGTAGCAGCGGCGATTGGCGATCGGCTGCTCGGGATACGGTTTTGAGTAGTCGCGGTGCGGCTCGCAGTGATAGAACACCAGCGCGCGGTCGCCGAGGACAGCGACCGACGGGTGACGTCCGAAGGATCGATCGGTGGCGTGTGTTCCGGGAACGTCCAACAGCACGCCTGCGTGCCGCCATGCTCCGTCGGCGTCTAGCCGATAGGCTGCGATCGGGGGCCCGGCGGGGTCGGTCAGCAACCATGTCTGGCCACGCCATTGAAACGGGAATGGGGCTTCTTGATAGCCGTACCCGGTGACGCGACGGTCGTTCACGTCTCCCACGGCGGGCCCGAGCGTATTCCAGGTCATCAAGTCGGTCGATTCGGCGACGTAAGTCGTCACCCCTTTGGGCGTCCTCGGGGAAAGGTCGCGATAGTAGAGCCGCCATCGCCCCGGCAACCGGATTAGACCGGCGTCAATCGCCTCGGGGCCTGCAACCGCGAGGTCAGCGTATTGCCAGTCCAGTGGGCTCTTCGGGTCGGCCACGTAGTGACGGATCCCCTCGGGTTCCCCGCCCCAAAAGCCCTCTGACGTACCCCGATACGTGACGAACATGTGCAGCGAGTCGCCGTGCCGAACAACCGCCGGCGCCCAGTAAGTGTGCTCCGCGTCGGGAACGTCGTCATGCCCATCAAATCGGCAGTACCCGGCGAACTTCCACTCGTGTAGGTCCTTGCTCCGGGCGACCCCGATCGGACAGCCCGCGGCGACGCCGCCCGCGGCACGCAGCGCACGGCGCCCAGTGTAGAAGATGAGCCACTCATCGGCTTCACGGTCGTAGAACACCTCGGGATCACACGACCCATGGTAATTGGGGTCGGAGAACAGCGGCTTGGGAAACACCTCGCCGCGGGTGGCGTGCGCGAACAAGCCGAGCGCCGTAGCGCCGAGGATGAAGATCGAACAGTAGCGAACAGAGCGTACCTGCTCCGCCTGAACCGAGTCTGCCGTCATTGTCGAAGCTCGCTGCAGTCAGTTGAACATCGTTCTGAGAAGGCCCGATTGGCCAAGGATCCGTGAGCGCCGCCCTAGCGGTCTTGTCGGTATTCCGTGCGGGGCCGCAGACGGGGCGACTCTCGCGGGTCTGCTGGCGATCCCGATGTCGTCCAATCCAACTTAGCGCTGCGGCTCACCGACGAGGCAGATAGGAGGCAGCACTCTCCGTCAAGATTGGTAGGAAGTCGATGCCGACTCCGCGTTTGGACCGGCTCGATGGATAGTTCGGAAGTCGTCACTACTTGCTCAACGCGTCGTGGGGAGATGAGCGCTCTGGCTGGAGCGCCGTGGAGGGCGGCAAACCCGTGCTGCCTTTACGGCTGGAATCTCGCTGGGGCGGGGAGGACGTTGCTCTGTTCCGCCCATTCGCTCCAGAGCTGCGACAGTCGATCTACGTCCGGGCGGCGTGACGATGACAGGTCGTTGGACTCCGTGCGGTCGTTCGTTATGTCGTAGAGTTCCCAATCGCTGCCAACTCCGTTCCGGACGAGCTTCAGATCGCCGGTACGGATGGCGGCGTTCCCCTCGTGCTCCCAGAAGATCGAGCGGTCCGCTGCTTGGTTGGGCATTTGGATGACAGGCGCAAGACTGATTCCTGCGGGGGGGGAGACGTGCCTGTCGCGGATCGTGTCGGGCCATGTCGTTTTGGCCAAGTCGATCAGGGTCGGGGCGATGTCGATCATGTGGGCGGGTTGACGGCGCCACCCCTTCGACTTGATTCCAACCGGCCAGTGAACAATCAGCGGAGTCGCGATCCCACCCTCGTGGTTGTGGTGTTTGTAGAGCCGGAAGGGCGTGTTCTGAAGGTGAGCCCAGCTCTGTCCGCAGAACCATGCGGAATCGGCCGTCGTGGGGTTCCCCTTTGTGCGTCCCGATGGGCCGGCCTCGGCGTTGCCCCCGTTGTCGCTGCAGAAGATGACAACGGTGTTGTCGAGGGCGCCCCGATCCTCAAGTCCTTTCAGCAAGTTTCCAATCGATTGGTCCATCCTGGCGACAACTGCCGCATAAACCGACATCAGATGGTCGAAGCGATCCTTCTCTTCGTCGGACAGACTGACCCAACGCGAGATCTCATCGGGCAGGGGCGCCGGCTGCCATGATGCGTCGATCAGCCCCGAGCGTCGCTGCCGCCCGAGTCGTTCTTGCGCGAGTTGCTCCCAACCGCGGCGATAATTCCCACGGAAGCGGTCGATATCGATGGCGTCCGCTTGCAACGGGAAGTGGGGCGCGGTGTGGGCCTGATAGAGCAAGAATGGCGCGCCCTCCGAGAGGGCCTCATCGACAAACTTCAGACCGTAGTCCGTCCAGAGATCGGTGGCGTACCAGTTTTCCGGCAAGCGGGGGTCGACGTTCGCGATGCGTTCGCCATCAAGGAACAGTTGGCACTTGCTAGATTCGCAGGGATAGTAAACGCCACCGGCGGCCAAGTTGAGGCTGCGGCGAAAGCCACGGTCGGTTGGCCTCTGCCCCGGCCGATGCCCCACGTGCCACTTGCCGGTCATCGCCGTGAAGTAACCCGCCTCGCGGAGCACCTCGGCAAAGGTGGCGCAATCCTGACGCAAGTGCCCCCGGTAGCCAGGTAAGCGATCATCAGCGGTCATGTGGCCGATCCCCGCTCGGTGAGAGTAATGGCCGGTAAGCAGCGAGGCACGCGTCGGACAGCAACGCCCCGTGTTGTAGAACTGTGAGAAGCAGAGCCCGCCGGCTGCTAGTCGGTCGAGACTCGGCGTTGGGATTTCGGACCCGTAGGGGCCGATGTCGGAGAACCCCATGTCGTCTGCAAGAATGACGACGAAGTTGGGGCGCGGCTCGGCTACGGCAGAGCAGACACACAACAGCACCCAAAGCAGGGCTGATGCGGACGGGGGATAGCGTGTTGACATGCTAGTGTACTGCATCAATCAGACGTGACCTTATCGAGCGTAGCCCTGGCGCGTCGTACTTTGGCGAGGATCTCCTCTGCGGTCGCCGTCCATCTCAGGCCCTTCGCGTGGTTGTTGTGATCTTCGACGTACTGCTTGATCGCTTTGATCAACTGAGGCACGCTGCGGAATGTGCCGCGGCGGAGCCGCTTGTTGGTCAGCTCGGCGAAGAACCTCTCAACCAGGTTCAGCCAGCTGCTGCTGGTGGGGATGAAGTGCATGTGGAATCGCGGGTGACGCTTCAACCAGCTTTGTACCTTGGGGTGCTTGTGCGTCGCGTAATTGTCGGCGATCAGGTGCAGATCGAGCCCCGCCGGGGTCCGCGCGTCGATCTCCTTGAGGAAGGCGATCCACTCCTGATGACGATGCCGCTTCATGCACTTGTCGATCACGACTCCTTCGGCGACGTTCAGCGCCGCGAACAGTGTCGTCGTGCCGTGCCGCTTGTAGTCGTGTGTCATTGTCCCGCAGCGGCCGGGGTGGATCGGCAGCCCCCTCTGCGTCCGGTCGAGCGCCTGGACCTGCGTCTTCTCGTCGACCGACAGCACGATCGCGTGCTCCGGCGGGTTGAGGTACAAGCCGACCACGTCGTGCACCTTCTCGGCGAAGTCAGGGTCGTTCGACACCTTAAAGGTCTTGACCCGATGCGGCTGCAGGCCGTGCGCCCGCCACACGCGGGCGACCCGCGCGTCGCTCACCCCCAGCTCCGCCGCGAGCGAGCGGGTGCTCCAGTGCGTGGCGTGCTTCGGTTTGGTCTGGGTCGTGGCTTCGAGGATCCGCCGCGTCAGGACATCACGCTCGGGGCTGGGGCGGCCGGGCCGCGGGGCGTCCTTCTCGATCGCCGCCAGCCGACCCTCTGCGAACCGCTTCCGCCACACCCCAACCGGCCGACGCGCCATGCCGACCTCGTGAGAGATCTCCAAGTTGGTCTTCCCGGCCGCGGCCAGCAGCACCACCTGGGCCCGCTTCACCAGCCGCATCGGCGTGCTGCGCCCGCGGCTCCACTTCATCAGTGTCTTTCGCTCGTCGTCCGTCAACGTGATCGCAACCGCTACCCGCATGACCAAGGCTCCGTCCGGTGAGATGTGAGGCCTCATCATGCTACGCCGGGGGATCACTTTATGTTCACGCAATAATGACGCAGTACACTAGTTCCGACGTCGGGGCGTTGCGTTTTCGGGGAATGAGCGACGCCGATAATTTTAAACTGCGGCGAGGCTTCACAGCCTCATTCGGCATCAGCGTCTATCGGTCTCAGGGCGAGGCACCGCATTGGTGGGCGGGGCGCCATTGCCATGGAACCAGCACGGCCACGGCCAGCACGAGGGCCGACGGCTCGGGAACCGAAAAGAGCGCCGCGAAGGCGTCTTCCCCGTGTGTTGCTATGTAGGCGTCCTTGAATAAGCGGAAGTCGATGCGATCGACGACGCCCGAGCCGTCGAAGTCTCCGCTGCTCCAAGCCGCCGCAGGGTCCAGACCGGTCGTGTCCGCAAGCAGGGACTGCGCCAGGAGGGGCCAATCCGACCGGGTGACCATGCCGTCACCGTCCAAGTCGCCGATCGCTCGCCCGTTCAAGGCGACGTACGATGCGAAGAATATCTTCAAGTCGTCGCGCGTCACACGGCGATCGAGATTCAGGTCGCCCCGCTGGAGCGCCTGGTGGAACGTCATTGTCGAGAAATCGGCGTCGAAGTAATCCTTCATCAAGTTGTAATCGGTGAAGTCGACCATGCCGTCTCGGTTCACGTCGGCTGCGTCGGCCTGAATCGCAAGCCAATCTTCCATGTAGCGCTCGTTGTACGAGTCGAGCGAACTCCCCTCATCCACCATCGCATAGATGTAGAGCCAGTTGATGTGGAAGGGACTGTAGCCATCGCGCGTGACGTTCATGCCGCGCATCGACAGCGGCTGCGAGAACCCGAGTGTCCCGATCGCGACGTCGTGCTGCCTGAACAGTTGATGCATGTCTTCCAGGTGGTCCGGATTGGACCAAGGTTGCGACTCGATAAAGTCGGTCCACTCCCGGCGGCTTACTTGCGTGTTGAACGCCTGTTGAAGATAGCCATCGACATGAAGGTTCGGGTCGTAGCCATAGGCTGTGGCGAAGGTCTGGCCAACGGCGGTTACGCCGATCGGATCGTCCAGCGCGGCTTGGTAACGCCAGACCGGCGAGAACTCGGTGACGATCAGGTCCTTCGTGGCGCCAGCGAGCTCTTGCCGCGCAAAGCTGAGCATGCTGTTCGCTTCGTCGAGCGTGCTAAAGTGGGCGTGAACGTCCATCCCTGCTACCGCGGCGTTGTCTCGCGCAAGCTGGAACATCTCTCGGACGACATCGAGCGACTGGTTCGAGCTGCGGTCAAGCCGGTTCAGCGATCCAACGAAGTAGCGAGGCTCGGTCGCTTGCTGTGCGCCGTATGCATTGCGGAGGTGTTCGAGCAGCCGCTCCGTGAACCGGACGTAGGGCACGGACTGGCCGTCGCTTTGTAGGTCGAGCTGGAGCGTCTCGAACATCGGCTCGTTGCCCAGGACAATCGAGTTGACCGGCCGCCCGATGGCTACGAGCGTCTGAGCGGCACGGTCGAAGAGCGTCGCCTCGCGGGGAGAGCCCGGCGCCGGCACCCGCTCGCCGGCGTTCTTGAAGTTCCATTTAAAGGACACGAGCAACTGCTGTCCCGAGTCGGCCGAACGGCGGAGCCCGACGATGTCGGGGTCGGAAAGCAGGTTGCCGACGCCCTCTTTGCCCAAGATGTCGATGAACCCTCGGGACCAAGTGGTCTTGCTAGCAAGCAGCTCGGCCGTGCTCGCGTTGCGAGGGAGTTCGTTGAAGTTGGCGCCCAGGATCTGAGCGCGAGCGGGCAGCGCGATCAACGCCGCGAGGATGAGCGGCGCCAACAGCGGATTGGGTCGCGAGGCCCCGACGCGTTGCATCGGGAGGTTCAGGGGTGTCTGGGTAATCAATAGGTTTGCTCGTTTCGGGTCACTTGCTGCGCCAGCAAGCGAATTGTTCGACAGCGAAAGGAGTTCCGGGACAGATGACGAGGAGCAATCGGTGGGGGCCCGGGCCAGAACCGGCCCAGACCCCGCCCGTCGCCCCACACGACTCTCTCACCGACGGCCGTGCCGCCGCAACAGTCCCGCAACGGCGCTGCCCGCCAGCAGAAGTAAGATTGCCGAGGGCTCGGGCACGGGAACGTTGTACTCGAACGATCGCAGGCCGTACTGATTGTTGCCGCCGTCGGTTGCGCCGTTGGAGAACTCAAGCGATGAACCCGCGGGAGTGGCCGCCTGGTTTCCGAGCGTCAGCGTTTGCAAACCGCCGGCGCCCGGTATCCAGGTGATCGCGCCAGCGGCAAAGCCGATGGAGCCGGCGCCCGCGGCGGACGGGTCGGCCGTGAAGCCGCTGATCACGATGGTCGAAGCAAGCCCACCCGCCGACGCTCCAGCGCTCGCTACGGTAATCGCGGTCAGGCCACCGAAACCTGTTGCAGGGAGGTCAAGCTTGATGGACTCTGCGTTGGCGCCGTTATTGTTGATCGACCGGGTGAAGCCGACGCTTGGTCCGTCCGCGGCGGGCTGCCCGACCCCCAGGCCGTTGTTCGGGTTGGCGCCGCCGTCGTAGGCGAGTTGTGATCCAGCCAAGCCGTCTAGCATGGCCGTTAGCGTGAAGCCGCTGACCGACTTCGTATTGCCATTGAACTGGGCAGGCGTGCCGATAATTTCTTCGGTGTTAATCAACGCGGCATGGGCGCCCGATGGCGCCGCTACGAGAGCGGCGATGGTCAACATAGCGATTGGAACCAGAAGCGATCTCATTAGACTGAACCTCCAAAGCTGTGAAACCGAGAAGCAACAGAAGCGACAAGGCGTCTACTTTCATGTTTTAAGAACGTCTACGCCCTCTCTGGAGGCAAAGAAGCGCCGCGCAAGCGAGCAGCAGCGAAGCGGGCTCTGGAACCGGGCTTCCGTCGATCCCTCCCCCAACAGCCGGCTGGCCGAAGTTGTTCTTCCAGGACGAGTAGTCGGCGGCGCTTACCACGCCCGTGTTGGCCGGGTCGCGGTTCTGGAGCATCGCGGCGCTGAGGCCCAGGTTGTCGCGCCACACGGTGTAGTCGGCGGCGTCGACAAAGCCGTCCCCGTTGTAGTCGCCCACCGTGCCCGACGGCTCCGACTGGAAGTACTCGATGAAGGCGCCCCCGACTCGCACGGTCTCGCCCGTCGAGGCGAGGTCGAACTCTAGCACCAAGTCCCGTGTATCCAGGGCGGTGTCGTAGAACGTGCCGAGCGGAACCTGCATCGCCCCGGGGGCGATGGTGGAACTGCCGAACGCAAAGGCCTCCGCCTTTAGACTGGTGCTCGTGGCGTTGCTGGCCGCTTGATCCCATCCGGGGCTTGTGGCGGAGCCGTCTCCCTGGGGAAAGACGCCGCTGCCCCCCAGGCCGGTGTAGCCCGTGGTCAGCAACCCGTTGCCGGCGCTGAGGACCTGCACAAAATCGATCTCGCGCGGGAGGGCGCCCCGCGTCAGGAACACATCGCCGGTTCTTGTATCAACCCGCAGAGAGACCTCCGAAATGTCTTCGACAAGCTCGATGGCTCGGAATCCGTACTGGTTGTTCCCGCCGGTGGTGCTGCCGTTGGAGAACGTCAGCGACCCGCCCGCGGCGACCGATGCCGCGTTCCCCAAAGTGAGCGTCGCGGCGTTCGCCCCGAGCGGGTTGCCGACGTCCGAAGTGGGGTTGGTCCAGGTCAGCGTGCCGGACAAGAAGTCAATCGTGCCGGTCCCGGTGGCCATCGGGTCGCTGGCGAACCCGCTGATCGAGACCACCGACGCGGTTGCGTTGGACACCACGATCTTGGCCAGCCC from Pirellulimonas nuda includes:
- a CDS encoding dockerin type I domain-containing protein, with product MQRVGASRPNPLLAPLILAALIALPARAQILGANFNELPRNASTAELLASKTTWSRGFIDILGKEGVGNLLSDPDIVGLRRSADSGQQLLVSFKWNFKNAGERVPAPGSPREATLFDRAAQTLVAIGRPVNSIVLGNEPMFETLQLDLQSDGQSVPYVRFTERLLEHLRNAYGAQQATEPRYFVGSLNRLDRSSNQSLDVVREMFQLARDNAAVAGMDVHAHFSTLDEANSMLSFARQELAGATKDLIVTEFSPVWRYQAALDDPIGVTAVGQTFATAYGYDPNLHVDGYLQQAFNTQVSRREWTDFIESQPWSNPDHLEDMHQLFRQHDVAIGTLGFSQPLSMRGMNVTRDGYSPFHINWLYIYAMVDEGSSLDSYNERYMEDWLAIQADAADVNRDGMVDFTDYNLMKDYFDADFSTMTFHQALQRGDLNLDRRVTRDDLKIFFASYVALNGRAIGDLDGDGMVTRSDWPLLAQSLLADTTGLDPAAAWSSGDFDGSGVVDRIDFRLFKDAYIATHGEDAFAALFSVPEPSALVLAVAVLVPWQWRPAHQCGASP
- a CDS encoding PEP-CTERM sorting domain-containing protein, which encodes MLTIAALVAAPSGAHAALINTEEIIGTPAQFNGNTKSVSGFTLTAMLDGLAGSQLAYDGGANPNNGLGVGQPAADGPSVGFTRSINNNGANAESIKLDLPATGFGGLTAITVASAGASAGGLASTIVISGFTADPSAAGAGSIGFAAGAITWIPGAGGLQTLTLGNQAATPAGSSLEFSNGATDGGNNQYGLRSFEYNVPVPEPSAILLLLAGSAVAGLLRRHGRR